CTTTCAAAGTCATTACAGAAAGGTGTGATCCAAAAACTGATTTTTTTATCTTTAGTCATATCAGCCAAGATACATTGGATTATACCAGTGGAACGGTAAACAAAGGTAGTAAACTTCTATGGATGGGGATCACCGAAGCCAATGCGCCTATCAAGTTTCCAAATCTTCCAAGAGAGTTTACAGGAAATCTAAAGGACAAACGTTTCAAAAAGCCAAAAGTTTTTTTACCAGGAGTTCTTGTGGTGGAAGGATCTGCTTTCACTCTAAATGACCAATTGGCAATTCGTTTGTTAGAAGAAGACCTCGGTCGTTTTCATTATGTATTTCTTGTCGATGATTCTGAAGATGCAATCAAAACAGATTCGGATTTTATTTGGACTATGTTCACGAGGATGGAACCTGCCTCCGATGTTTATGCAAAAACAGAGACCAAAGGGAATCATATCGCTTATGAAGTTCCGATTGTCTTTGATTGTCGGATGAAACCCTGGATACCAGAAGTTCTTCTACCTCTCCCCGATACGGTAACACAGGTAGATAAAAAGTTTGGAAAGATCATTGATTCCATTGGGATCTAAAGATTTGTTTTTCTTATATTAGATAAAAAAGTTAATAGAAAGAAAGTTTGGATAGAAAAAACTAAAACGAAACCAATGGCAAAAAAACTAACTCTCGTCACTGGAGGCGCAGGCCTCATCGGATCACAAATCATTGAAGACCTCAATCACAATGGGAACACGGATATCTTAGTTGTGGACCATTTGGGAACAACGGAAAAATGGAAAAACCTCCAGAGGAGTTTTTTCCTAGACTATTATGAAAAAGATAAGTTCGAAGCTATGTTCGATTCAGGAAATTCTATCTTAAATGAGATTTCTGAAATATATCATTTGGGGGCTTGTTCTGCCACGACGGAAAAAGATGCCACATACTTAATACAAAATAACTTCCATTATACGAAGAAATTGGCAGAGTTTGCAGTCGCAAAAAACATTCCATTCCTTTATGCCTCCAGTGCCGCAACTTACGGGGAGGGAGAATTTGGGTATAATGATTTGGCACCAATTGAAAATTTAAAACCTCTCAATATGTATGGGTATTCCAAACAGTTGTTTGACCTTTATGCAAAAAAAGTAGGGATCGAAGATAAACTCGTTGGACTCAAATATTTCAATGTTTTTGGATACGGGGAAGCTCATAAGGGCGATATGCGGAGCCTTGTTCTAAAGGGGTATGAACAAATCAGAGATACTGGAAAATTAAAATTATTTAAATCCTATAAACCGGAATACAAAGATGGGGAACAAAAAAGAGATTTTCTTTATGTAAAGGATGCGAGTAAAATCAGCATTTACCTACTTTCTGAACGAAAGTGCGGATTGTACAATGTAGGCCGAGGGGTTGCCGAAACTTGGAATGATTTAGCGAACGCTTTGTTCACTTCTATGAACAAACCAGTGAACATTGAATATGTGGATATGCCTGAAACTTTAAAGGGCAAATACCAATACTATACCTGTGCTGCAATGGAGAAGATTAACCAGACCGGATACCCCTTTGGTTATACAAACCTCAGGGATGCGGTTGGAGAATACGTCAGCCTCTTGTTAGAAGATGGGAACTG
This genomic stretch from Leptospira meyeri harbors:
- the rfaD gene encoding ADP-glyceromanno-heptose 6-epimerase, translating into MAKKLTLVTGGAGLIGSQIIEDLNHNGNTDILVVDHLGTTEKWKNLQRSFFLDYYEKDKFEAMFDSGNSILNEISEIYHLGACSATTEKDATYLIQNNFHYTKKLAEFAVAKNIPFLYASSAATYGEGEFGYNDLAPIENLKPLNMYGYSKQLFDLYAKKVGIEDKLVGLKYFNVFGYGEAHKGDMRSLVLKGYEQIRDTGKLKLFKSYKPEYKDGEQKRDFLYVKDASKISIYLLSERKCGLYNVGRGVAETWNDLANALFTSMNKPVNIEYVDMPETLKGKYQYYTCAAMEKINQTGYPFGYTNLRDAVGEYVSLLLEDGN